AGAAGCGGGTGTTGGTGCCCGCCGGAATGCGGTCGAGGGCCGTCGTGGTTCCGGCATTGCCGACAAAGGGCCCGAGCGGGAGCCATGGTCCCGCGGCGACCGCTTCGCGGTATTCGATGCGATAGGTCCTGTTCGGCGTCGAGGCCCACGACAGTTCAACCTCGCCCGCACCGAAACGTCGCACCGCCAGGCGAACGGTCCCCGGGGTCCCGGCGACCGGCGAAAGGGAAAGGTCATCCAGGCCGAAACCGTCCGCCTGGATCCCAAGACGTTCCAACTCCACCCGCACAAACGGATGGTTTCGGTCGATCACGCCGAAGAAGAAGGCGCCTCCGCTGCCCTGCGGCCGGGTCACCGGGACATCGATTTGGGTCCGCCATCCGTCCGGTGTGACGAGGGTGATCTGCAGTCCGGCGCTTTCGCCCAGGTCCGTTGCGTAGAATCCCACGGCGGTGCCGGGCTCCGACAGATCGATGGCCCAATGTCCGGCATGGCCGCCGGGAAGCAGAAGCGCCTTGGCACCCGAGATGGGGAAGACGCCATTGAACGTCGCGCCCGGGTCGCTGACGGCCACCACTTCGCGCGGCCCGGAAAGGGTGGCAAGAACATCGCCGAAGACCAGCGTGCCGGGCGTGTCCCCGTCCTGGAACAATTCGAAAGTCTCCTTCTGCGGAGCTTCGAGCGCCGACTCGAAGGCGTGGGCGGCTGCCGAGGATTCCGGCAGGGTGGCCGGGCGGGGCACGACGTTGGGGCCGCCGACGGGGTGCGGACTGACGTCCTCGCCGAAGAAAACCGTGGGCGGCAGGGCCTGCGGCATGTTCAACCGGGCGGCCCGGCTGACCGACAGGCCGTGCGGATTGGAGATGGCGACCGAGAACGTCGCCCCTGCGTCGGCGAGGGCGAGATCCTCGAGGGCATAGGTCGCCCCGGTGGCTCCCTCGACCGGTTGTCCGTTGCGGGTCCACTGGTAGTTGAAGGGCCGGGCTCCGATGGCCACGACCGAGAAGGACACCGTATCGCCCACGGCGGCGGTCACATCGGCGGGCTGCGTCACCAGAGTGGGCGCGAAGCCGGGCGGGCCGGGAATCCCCTCCTTCATCACCTCGATCACCTCGGCCTGGCTGAGCGCCCGTTCCCACAGGGTGAGTTCATCGAGGGCGCCCTGGAAGACGGCACCCTCGGCGACCATCGCCCGGACCAGCGTGCCCACCGCCGTCCGATCGAAGGGGAACGATCCGCTCCGGGTGTAGGCAAAGTCCGTCGGGTCCGGTTCGCCGTCGATGTAGAGTCGCGCCTGTCCCCGGTCATCCACCCACGCCACGTGGCGCCAGGTGTCGTCGAACACCACCCCTGTTGAAACGCGATGATTCACCGGTGTCGTCCCGGCGCTGTTGCGGACGATGACGTCGAAGCGATCCTGGTTGGCCGCGACCTGGCCGGTCTGGAGGATGAGGAGGGGATTGTTGCCGGTGCTGGAGCCATGGCTGAAGAGGTACTTTCCGGTTTGAGGCGGACCTTTGACCCACATTGCGATGGTGTAGCTCTCCGCCCCGAAGACCGGCAGCCCGGTGGCGGCGGGGTCGGCGTCATGATCGATCCGGAGATACTGGCCCGCGCCGCTCAGTCCCACGGCGTTGCCCCGCCGTCCCGGCACCGTTTGAGGGGCGCCGACCGCGACGAGGTGATTGCCGGAGACCCAGTCCGGTGCGCGTTCGCCCACCTCCTCGAAGGCCCAGTACGAGACCAGGCCCCGGCGGATGTCCTCGCTCAGGGCGGCCATGGCGCAGGGCAGGGCATCGTCGCGTCCCCGGTCTGTGAGCACGCGGTTGACGCATCCTGCGGCTTCGGACGGGCTGGCGGCCTGGTCCTGGCACTCGGCGACCAGGAAGACCAGGAGGGCCATGCCGGCACTGGCCTGGGCGCGCGACTGAGGGAGTCCCGGAAAGGGCTCTTCGAAGGGATCCGGACAACCGGCGGCCTCGATGCGCCGTTGGATCAGGGCTTCGGAACTGCGTGCCTGCGCCTGCTGCCGTTCGAGCTGGTTCAGTTCCTCCCAGCGGGCGCGGCGCTGGGCGTCGGTCAGTGCCGGCATCGGCCCGATGCCGCTCTCAATGTCGAGACCGAGACCGGGATCGTCGTCGGTGCCGGACACCGATGGCGGTGCCAACGCGGCCGGCGAAACGGCTCCCGAGCCGATTCCGCCACTTCCGAGGAAGACCCGGGCGACATCGTCGGTGAGCTGGTTCATGTCGGCGCCGGTTTCATTGGCGAGGAGCGCGACGCCGAAGTTGCGGGAGGACCAGACGGTGAATCGGGCCTTGAAGCCGGGATAGGCGCCGTCGTGCAGATAGACCGGCAGGCCGAGTTTCGTCCCCAGCAGCATCCCGAGTCCGAACCGCAGACTGCCTTGGGCGCCGTGCTCGGTGAGCATCTGTGTCCGGGAGGCTGAAGAGACGATGCTGTTGTTCTGCAGCGCGACCATGAGGCGGACCATGTCGCCGATGGTCATGGCCCAGCCTCCGGCGGGTCCCTCCCAGCCGGCCGGCCCGCCGGCGAGGGAGTCGTAGGTGGCGGGAACGTAGTTCGAGGTCGCTTCGTTCCACGTGTAGCCGCCGGCCAGCCATGGGATGTCTTCGGCGCGCCAGGGGGGATTGAGGCCCGGCGAGATCATCTGGTTGGGGTCGCTCAGGCGCCCGCCGTAGTAGCCGACATACCGCCAGATGAACGACTCGTAGCGGGAGTGGGGGACACCGAGGCTGGCAACGCTGGATCCTGCCACCGTTTCGATGAGGGCGCCGAGCACCAGATACCCGGCGTTGGAATAGCGGGCCGTCTCGCCGGTTTCGAAACCGATGACCGGGGTCCCGGCGTAACTGTGGATCACCAGCGACGGATGGATTCCCAACTGGGCGCTGGGAGGCTGCAACCAGGGAAAGAGATGGGTGCTGAGGCTCTCGGAGGTGCT
This genomic window from Verrucomicrobiia bacterium contains:
- a CDS encoding serine hydrolase, with product MSLTFPCLPGPQYLSPPGHRVRRQGSKGMVLLAVLAGLAGCAPRQTGPDQYPNANQLVTDWKDTQWMGMPAGVDVVVSNYLARSGAPPGVAVGIMENNAIRHLKGYGLADRERNHPFTHATMSMVGSVSKTLTALGLLRMVEMGLVGLDDPIQEHLGVPTAWSGITPRQLLSHTSGLQREARMSAALSTSESLSTHLFPWLQPPSAQLGIHPSLVIHSYAGTPVIGFETGETARYSNAGYLVLGALIETVAGSSVASLGVPHSRYESFIWRYVGYYGGRLSDPNQMISPGLNPPWRAEDIPWLAGGYTWNEATSNYVPATYDSLAGGPAGWEGPAGGWAMTIGDMVRLMVALQNNSIVSSASRTQMLTEHGAQGSLRFGLGMLLGTKLGLPVYLHDGAYPGFKARFTVWSSRNFGVALLANETGADMNQLTDDVARVFLGSGGIGSGAVSPAALAPPSVSGTDDDPGLGLDIESGIGPMPALTDAQRRARWEELNQLERQQAQARSSEALIQRRIEAAGCPDPFEEPFPGLPQSRAQASAGMALLVFLVAECQDQAASPSEAAGCVNRVLTDRGRDDALPCAMAALSEDIRRGLVSYWAFEEVGERAPDWVSGNHLVAVGAPQTVPGRRGNAVGLSGAGQYLRIDHDADPAATGLPVFGAESYTIAMWVKGPPQTGKYLFSHGSSTGNNPLLILQTGQVAANQDRFDVIVRNSAGTTPVNHRVSTGVVFDDTWRHVAWVDDRGQARLYIDGEPDPTDFAYTRSGSFPFDRTAVGTLVRAMVAEGAVFQGALDELTLWERALSQAEVIEVMKEGIPGPPGFAPTLVTQPADVTAAVGDTVSFSVVAIGARPFNYQWTRNGQPVEGATGATYALEDLALADAGATFSVAISNPHGLSVSRAARLNMPQALPPTVFFGEDVSPHPVGGPNVVPRPATLPESSAAAHAFESALEAPQKETFELFQDGDTPGTLVFGDVLATLSGPREVVAVSDPGATFNGVFPISGAKALLLPGGHAGHWAIDLSEPGTAVGFYATDLGESAGLQITLVTPDGWRTQIDVPVTRPQGSGGAFFFGVIDRNHPFVRVELERLGIQADGFGLDDLSLSPVAGTPGTVRLAVRRFGAGEVELSWASTPNRTYRIEYREAVAAGPWLPLGPFVGNAGTTTALDRIPAGTNTRFYRLVIPVAVAPR